The genomic window GAATGATTATAAACAACAACATAATGATTAAAACAGATATACTTATAATTGGAGCGGGCCCAACAGGTTTATTTGCCGTTTTTGAGGCAGGATTGCTAAAATTAAAATGCCACATTTTAGATGCGCTTCCACAACCAGGAGGACAACTATCAGAGTTATATCCAAAAAAACCAATTTATGATATTCCTGGATTCCCAGAAGTATTAGCCGGAGATTTAGTTGACGGATTAATGGAGCAAATCAAACAATTTGAGCCAGGTTTTACATTAGGAGAACGTGCCGAAACAGTTGAAAAGCAAGAAGACGGAACTTTCATAGTAACATCAAACAAAGGAACTAAATTCCACGCGCCAGTTATCGCAATCGCTGGAGGTTTAGGAAGTTTTGAGCCTCGTAAACCACTTATCGAAGATATCGAGTTTTATGAAGATAAAGGAGTAAAATACTTCATCAAAAATCCTGAGAAATTCAGAGATAAAAGAGTTGTAATTGCAGGAGGAGGAGATTCAGCATTAGACTGGTCAATTTTCTTAGCAAACGTAGCTTCAGAAGTAACTTTAATCCACAGAAGAAACGAATTTAGAGGAGCTTTAGATTCTGTAGAAAAAGTACAGGAATTAAAATCAGCTGGAAAAATCAAATTAATCACTCCGGCAGAAGTTATCGGAATCAACGGTGCTGAGCATGTTGAATCATTAGATATCGAAGAAAACGGAGCACACCGTAAAATCGAATGTGATTATTTCATTCCGCTTTTCGGATTAACACCAAAATTAGGTCCAATAGGTGACTGGGGATTAGAAATCGAGAAAAATGCCATCAAAGTAAACAATGCATTAGATTACCAAACTAACATTCCAGGAATCTTTGCCATTGGAGACGTAAACACATACCCAGGAAAATTAAAGTTAATTCTTTGCGGATTCCACGAAGCAACTTTAATGTGCCAAGCTGCTTACTCAATCATCAACCCAGGTAAAAAATACGTATTGAAATATACAACAGTTTCTGGTGTAGACGGTTTTGACGGAACTCGTAAAGAGGCTCCGAAAGCGGTTGTGAAAGCGATAGTCTAAGGTTCTAAGTTGCTAAGACGCTAAGATTCTAAGATTTTATATAGGAAGCTCAAACTTTTAGTTTGGGCTTTATTTTTTAGAAGATGTATAAAAAACATGGCCAGTGGTTTCAACCACTGGAGCACATTGTATTGAGACAGCGGATAATCAATATGCATAATGACAATACGTTTCCCACGGTTGAAACCGTGGGATATGTTTGAAAATCTGGAGCCAATTTTAAAACTTAGAATCTCAGAATCTTAGCGTCTTAGCATCTTTAAAAAAACATTTGCAAATCGAAACCCTATTTCATACCTTTGCACTGTTCTTAAAATTATTGTCAGTTATCACGAAAGGCGGAGGGATAGACCCGATGAAACCTTAGCAACCCTTTATCATAAAGAAGGTGCTAAATTCTACTTTATACGACATTTTCCAGTATTAAAGATAGATAACACAAATACATACTCGTATTTCTCAAAACTTTTCTCGATAACATATAATATTTACTGAAACAGATCCTGTATCAGGAGCGAATCATTGGCGCATTTTTGCAGTCAGTAGTTCCCGCTTTACGTTGCAATCATTTTGCTTTTTAAAGGAAAAAGCAAAATAATTTCCACTTCAATCGGGGCTAATGAGCCAGCAATAGTGCACTTTTGGAATTAATGTGAAAAAAAATATCCGAAGCAAACCTAACAGGTTTTAAAAACCTGTTAGGTTTAAACTTCACAATCATAATAAAAAAAAACTTAGCATCTTAGAACCTTAGGATCTCAGAAGCTAAAAAAATAAGCCATGGCAATAACAATTCAAGAAGCAATAAAAAAAAATATCCTAATCCTTGATGGAGCAATGGGAACAATGTTGCAACGCTATAATTTCTCAGAAGAAGATTTCAGAGGAGAGCGTTTCAAAGATTTTCCACATCCGTTAAAAGGAAACAACGATTTACTATCCCTAACACAACCACAAGCAATCCGCGATGTACATGCCGCTTATTTTGAAGCAGGTGCTGACATTGTAGAAACCAATACCTTCTCTGGAACGACAATCGGTATGGCCGATTATCACATGGAAGATTTGGTTTACGAGTTAAACTACGAATCGGCAAAACTCGCACGCGAGGTTGCCGATGAGTTTACCGCAAAAAATCCAGAAAAACCACGTTTCGTAGCCGGTTCAATCGGACCAACAAACCGTACGGCAAGTATGTCGCCAGACGTAAATGATCCAGGTTACAGAGCCGTAACGTTTGACGATTTACGAATTGCCTACAAACAACAAGCAGAAGCTTTAATGGACGGTGGCTGTGATTTACTTTTAGTAGAAACAATCTTTGATACGTTAAATGCAAAAGCTGCACTTTTTGCAATCGAAGAAGTAAAAGAAGAACGCAATATTGATATTCCAATCATGGTTTCAGGAACAATTACAGATGCATCGGGAAGAACACTTTCTGGGCAGACAGTTGAAGCGTTTTTGATTTCAGTTTCGCATATTCCGTTGTTAAGTGTAGGATTCAATTGCGCCCTTGGAGCCGATTTGCTGAAACCATATTTAAAAACATTAGCACATAATACAAGTTTTAATGTTTCAGCGCATCCAAATGCTGGATTACCAAATGCTTTCGGACAATACGATGAAACGCCAGAACAGACTCAGGTATTCATTAAAGAGTATTTAGAAGATAATTTAATCAATATCATCGGAGGTTGTTGCGGAACAACACCAGATCATATTCGATTAATGGCTGAGGTTGCAAAGGATTATAAGCCACGTGTGGCACCGGTATTTGAATAATGAAGAAATTTTTGTTTCTGTTTAGTTTAATGTTGATTAGTTGTAATTACACAACAAATACAGTTTTTCAGAAAAGCATTAAATGTGAAGATTGTTTAGTTACAAAAGAAGAAACAGCTGTTGGAATAGCAGAGCCTATTTTGTTTGAATCATATGGTAAAGATCAAATAGAAGATCAAAGACCTTATACAGTAACAATAGAAAACGATTCTATTTGGCATATTGAAGGAACTTTTAATAGTATCGGTTTTGGAGGTGTATTTGATATTAAAATCTCAGCAAAAAATGGTAAAGTTCTTTACATGATGCATGGAAAATAATAAAGGTAGAATATTTTAAAAAGTTCCGTTAGGAACGAAATATCGGTAGCAACGGAATTTATTCCGTTGAAAAGAAAGAACGTACAAAGCAAGAGTTCCGTAGGAACGAAACATATAATATTGATTGAGAAATTTTTCCATCAATATTGAAAATTGAAACTCGGAAATCATAAATCGTCTTATGAAACCGAGTTCGCGTGAGGGATAGAAGTGAAAAGCCCACAGCCTGACGAAGGAAGAGCGAGGACTTGTAACGGATAGCCCGACCCGGAGGGACACGCCTAAAATAATAAATGAGAGTTTTAGATATGCATGAAATGAAAATCGTATTTAAATTTTGCTTTATAGTTTTATTTTGCTCTGTAGGTTATTCGCAGAATAAAAATAAGGAATTAGAAAATGAATTGATCAAAGTAAAAAATCAAGCATTTTGTGATTGTTATTCTGAAGCATTATCTGGCAAAGAAATTATTAGATATAAAGACGGAAGTAGTTATATGCAAATTATAAATCTGAAAGGTGAGTATGTTTTTGGGAATAAAAAATATAAACAGATGATAGAAAAATGGAACAAAAAAGATTATAAATCTTATGATCCAAATCAAAATTTATATTTAATGAAGTGTCTAGATTTTTATAATAGTCCAATGTTAAATAGATTCATTGATTCTGTAAGACAAGAAGAAATTAAAATAATTAAAATCAGATAACTGTAAAATAGATTTTTACAGGAAAGAAAATAGAATAAAAAACTTAGAATCTAAGCATCTTAGAATCTCAGTAACTTTAAAAAGAAATGACAGAAAAAAGAAGAGACCTTGTATTATCAGGATTAGAACCGTTGATTATTACGCCGGAAAGTGTTTTCGTGAATGTTGGTGAGCGTACGAATGTAACAGGTTCAAGAAAATTCCTAAGACTAATCAAGGAAGAGAAATATGACGAGGCGCTTGATATTGCAAGACAGCAGGTAGAAGGTGGAGCACAAATCATCGATATTAATATGGATGAAGGAATGCTTGACGGAGTTACTGCAATGACTAAATTTTTGAATTTAATTGCAGCAGAACCAGACATTTCGAGAGTGCCAATTATGATCGACAGTTCGAAATGGGAAATCATCGAAGCCGGTCTAAAAGTAGTACAAGGAAAAAGCGTTGTAAACTCGATTTCGTTAAAAGAAGGAGAAGAAGCCTTTATTCACCACGCTAAATTAATCAAACGTTACGGAGCGGCTGCTATTGTAATGGCTTTTGATGAAGTGGGTCAGGCGGATAATTACGATCGTAGAGTGGAAATCTGTCAGCGTTCGTATGACATTTTGGTGAACAAGGTAGGTTTCCCTCCACAGGATATTATTTTCGATTTAAATATTTTCCCTGTTGCAACGGGAATGGAAGAGCATAGATTGAACGCTTTGGATTTCTTTAGAGGAACAAAATGGGTTCGTGAAAATCTTCCGCACGCACATATTAGTGGTGGAGTGAGTAACGTTTCGTTCTCTTTTAGAGGAAATGATACGGTTCGTGAAGCAATGCACTCGGTGTTTTTATACCACGCAATCAAAAACGGAATGACGATGGGAATCGTAAATCCGGAAATGCTTACGATTTACGATGATATTCCGAAAGATTTACTAGAATACGTTGAAGACGTAATTTTAGATAGACGTGACGACGCTACAGAAAGATTGTTAGATTTTGCAGACAGCGTAAAAGGTGAAGCAAAAAGCGATGAAAAAACGGTTCAAGAATGGCGTTTTGGAACGGTTCAAGAACGTATTACACATTCGTTGGTAAAAGGAATTGACGCTTTTATCGAAGAAGATGTTGAAGAAGCACGTTTGGCAGCAACAAAACCAATCGAGGTTATTGAGATCAACCTAATGGCCGGAATGAATGTGGTTGGAGATTTATTCGGAAGCGGAAAAATGTTCCTGCCTCAGGTAGTAAAATCGGCTCGTGTAATGAAAAAAGCCGTGGCTTATTTATTGCCATTTATTGAAGCGAGCAAACAAGCAGGGGATAAACAAGGAAATGGAAAAATCCTAATGGCAACCGTAAAAGGAGACGTTCACGATATTGGAAAAAACATCGTTTCAGTAGTTTTAGCTTGTAACAATTATGAGATTGTAGATCTTGGTGTTATGGTGCCTCCAGAAAAAATCATTGCAGCGGCGATTGAACATGAAGTAGATATCATTGGATTAAGCGGATTGATCACGCCTTCGCTTGACGAAATGGTTTATTTAGCCAAAGAATTAGACAAACAAGACATTAAAATCCCAATTATGATTGGTGGAGCAACGACTTCGCGCGCGCATACAGCCGTGAAAATTGCACCTCAATATAGAGAAACTGTAATTCATGTAAACGATGCTTCGAGAGCTGTTACTGTTGCAGGAAATCTGTTAGATCATAATAGAAAAATATATGCGGCAGATATTCGCGCAGAATACGATTCGTTTAGAGAAACATTTTTAAACCGTTCAAGAGATAAAAATTTCTTGACAATTGAAGATGCTCGTAAAAACAAATTACCATTGGATTGGAGTGAATATTCTCCAGTTAAACCAAAAGTAATTGGCGCGCAAACCATCGAAGTAGAACTAGATGTTTTGGTTCCATATATCGACTGGACGCCATTTTTCCAAACATGGGAATTGTACGGAAAATATCCAGCAATTTTAACGGATGAGGTTGTGGGTAAAGAAGCGACATCTGTTTTTAACGATGCTCAAGCAATGCTGAAAGTAATTCTGGAAGAGAAAAAATTAAAGGCAAAAGGTATTTACGGAATTTTCCCAGCAAATCAGGTAAATGATGACGATATCGAATTGCGTGATGAAAACGGAAAAGTTTTAGAGAAATTCTTAACGCTTCGTCAGCAGTCACAAAAGACAAAAGGTGCTCCAAACATCGCTTTAGCTGATTTTATTTTGCCAAAAGACAGTGGCGTAACCGATTATATGGGAGCTTTCTGTGTAACAACAGGTTTTGGTGTAGACGAATGGGCGGCAGAATACGAAAAGAATCTAGACGATTATAATTCGATTATGGTTAAAGCCCTTGCCGATCGTTTTGCTGAGGCTTTCGCCGAATATCTTCACGAGAGAGTTCGTAAAGATTTCTGGGGTTATGATAGCGAAGAATCTTTAACCAACGAAGAATTGATTAAAGAAAATTATAAAGGAATTCGTCCAGCGCCAGGTTATCCAGCCTGTCCAGATCACTTGGAGAAACCAACGATTTGGAAGCTTTTAGATGTTGAAAAACAAATTGGAGTGAAACTAACAGAAAGCATGGCAATGTGGCCAGCTTCGTCGGTTTCAGGATATTATTTCGGAAACCCGAAAAGCCGCTATTTCGGACTCGGAAAAATAAAAGAAGATCAGGTTACAGATTACGCCAAACGCCGAAATGTACCGCTTGATTACGCAATGAAATGGTTAAACCCTAATATAGCAGATTAAAGTTTTTGTTTCAAGTTTCAAGTTTCAAGTTCTCTATAGCAACTTGAAACTTGGAACCTGAAATTTGAAACAACAAATATTTGATTTACGTTTTTTGATTCAGATTTTTTACACAATTCAAACTCAAAATTCATAACTCATAACTCATAATTCTAATAATGAAAGTAACAGAACATATAGAAAACGCCAAAGGAAAAACATTATTCTCGTTTGAAATTATTCCGCCTCAAAAGGGGAAAAGCATTCAGGAGTTATACGATAATATTGATCCGTTAATGGAGTTTAATCCGCCGTTTATTGATGTAACGACTTCTCGTGAAGAGTATATTTACATTGACCGCGGTAACGGACTTTTGGACAAAAAACTGACTCGTATGCGTCCAGGAACGCTTGGAATTTGCGCTTCTATAAAACATAAATACAATGTAGATACGGTTCCGCATTTGCTTTGCGGTGGTTTCACTAAAGAAGAAACCGAGTACATGTTGGTTGACTGTCATTATTTAGGAATCAATAACGTAATGGCACTTCGTGGAGATGCAATGAAAGACGAGCAGTCTTTTACACCAAAAGCTGGAGGGAATCATTATGCAATTGATTTGGTAAAACAAATAAACGATTTGAATTGCGGAAAATATCTTCATGAAGTAATGGATGCTGACAACAAAGCTGATTTCTGTATTGGAGTTGCAGGTTATCCAGAAAAACATTTAGAATCACCATCTTTACAATCAGATTTAAAAAGATTAAAAGAAAAAGTTGATGCAGGAGCTGATTATGTAGTAACACAAATGTTTTTTGACAATGCTAAATATTTTGCTTTTGTAGAAAAAGCAAGAGAAATGGGAATCACAATTCCGATTATTCCTGGAATTAAACCAATTGCTGTTCAACGACATTTGCAAGTTTTACCACAGATTTTCAGAATCGATCTGCCAGAAGATTTGATCGATGCTGTAGATAAATGCAAAAATAATGCTGAAATCAAACAAGTCGGAATCGAATGGGCGATTCAGCAGTCATTAGAATTAAAAGCCGCAGGAGTTCCGTTTTTACACTATTATTCAATGGGTAAATCTGAGAATATCCGCCAGATTGCAAGTCAGGTTTTTTAATGTCATTGCGAGGAACGAAGCAATCTCACGTTGCTAATCTTTTGTACTTTTGTTAGTAGGATTGCTTTGTTCCTCATAATGACCAAGAGGGCTTGGAATTTGGAATTTAATTTTGGAATTTAACTTTTACAGTCATGAAACAAGAAGAACTACAAGCCATAGCCTCTCAATTAAAACATCCATCGGGAGAAAAAGGAATTGAAATGGCCAATATGATGAACGAAACGAACATCAATATGACCAAACATTCGATTCAGAATCTCAATATAGCAAGCGAAAACAAAATTCTGGAACTCGGACATGGAAATGCGGGACATGTAGAATTTCTGTTTGAACAAGCCAAAAATATAAGATACTACGGACTAGAAATGTCGGAACTGATGTTTCAAGAAGCGCGCCAGATCAACCGAAATTTTGTTTCTCAAAAACAAGCTTTCTTTTCGCTTTATGACGGAAATACGATTCCGTTTGAAGATGGATTATTCGATAAAATATTTACTGTAAATACAATCTATTTTTGGCAGAAACCCGAAGAATTGCTTTCAGAAATCTACAGAGTTTTAAAACCAAGCGGTAATTTCTGCTTAACATTTGCCGAAGAAGATTTCATGAAAACATTGCCTTTTACACAATTCGAATTTAAATTGTACAGTACTGAAAAAGCGCAGGATTTAATCAAAAAATCAGATTTTAAAATCGTTTACACAGAAACACAGACGGAAAAAGTAAAAAGCAAAACTGGCGAATTGGTTGACAGAGCTTTTACTACTATTGTTCTAGAGAAATAGTTAAGATTTTTAAACACATAGAAACATAGATTTTTCTTAATTTTAGTTTAGAAGAATTAAAAAGAAAACTACATTTTTCACACATAGCTATGTTTGTTTAAATAAGTAAAACGCCTTTCTAGACAAAGAGAACTATGTTTCTATGTGTTTAGAAAATATAGAGATTGCTGAATTCTAAACCCTTGTATCATTATGGAAGTTAAGAAAATCAATTTTTTGCAGAGTTACAGCAGTATTTTATGGCTTCTTGGCGGTATTATAGTCGGAAGTATTTTTGGATTGGTTTTCGGAGAAGATGTTTTGATCATAAAACCGCTTGGCGATATATTTCTGAATTTACTTTTTACAGCCATTATTCCGCTTATCTTTTTTACAATTGGTTCTTCGGTTGCGAATCTAGAAAGAACAGAAAAACTTGGAAAACTCTTTGTTATAATGATATTGGTTTTTCTAGCTACCATTTTGATTTCGGCAATTGTAATGATCTGTGCTGTTTATCTTTTTCCAATTCATGAAGATATTGCGATTGCCAAAGTTCCGTTTGAAGAAGTGGCATCAGGATCAGCAGGAGATCAGATTGCAAAATTGCTTACTGCCAATGATTTCTTCGAATTATTGTCTCGCAAAAGCATGTTGGCGTTGATTATTTTCTCTTTTTTAGTTGGTTTTGCCACACTGCAATCAGGAGAAAAAGGAAAAGCTTTCAAGAGTTTTCTGGATTCAGGAAACGAAGTAATGAAACAGCTTTTAAACATTATCATGAAATCTGCACCAATTGGTCTCGGAGCCTATTTTGCTTATCAAGTTGGAGTTTTTGGACCGCAATTGTTAGGGGTTTATGCAAAACCGATGGCAGTTTATTATGGCGCTTGTATTTTCTACTTTTTCGTGTTTTTCAGTTTATATGCACTTGTTTCTGGAGGAAAAAGAGCTTTTAAAGTTTTTTGGGGTAACAATATAACTCCTTCTTTAACCGCAGTAGGAACTTGCAGCAGTATTGCCACTATACCAGCCAATCTAGATGCTGCAGAAAAAATGGGAATCCCTAGTCACGTCCGGAATTTAGTAATTCCGCTTGGAGCACCTTTGCACAAAGACGGTTCGAGTATGTCCTCCATTTTAAAAATAACTTTTTTATTTGCCATGTTTGGGAAAGATTTTTCAGATCCGATGACCATTCTTTTAGCACTAGGAATTACAGTTGTCGTTTCTATTGTTGAAGGAGGAATTCCAAACGGAGGTTATATTGGCGAGATCTTAGCCATAACTGTTTATGGTTTTCCGATGGAACAAGCACTTCCTGTGGCAATGATTCTAGGAACTTTGGTTGACCCAATTGCTACGTTGTTAAACGCCAATGGAGATGTAATCTGTTCTATGATGGTTTCAAGATTCTCTGAAAAAACAAAGTGGTAGCTTCCTTTTAACACACACAAATTCTTATTTAATATTTTTTCATCTGTGCAATCTGCGCAACATAACTAATACAATAAACTTATGAATTCAATATTACAACATGATCTCAATAATTTTGAGAATATTTTAGAAAAAACAAAACAGCAAGGTCTTGATTTCCTTAATAATATCGAAAACATTCCAACGTCTAAAAATTATTCAATCGATCCTAAAACTGAGCTAAACGAATTAGGTTTAGGGTCTATTGAAGCTTTAAAAGAGTTTAATGAAAGATTAGCTCCATTAATGGTTTCTTCGCCAGGCCCGAGATATTGGGGATTTGTTACAGGCGGCTCGACACCTGCATCTATTGTTGGCGATTGGCTAGCGACTGTCTATGATCAGAATACTCAGGCTGTAAAGGCACAAGGAGGAGCGTCGGCATTGATAGAGTTTGAAACCATCGATTTATTATTGCAATTGTTAGAACTTCCTGATTCATTTTTAGGCGGATTCGTTACAGGGGCTACAATGTCAAACTTTACTTCTCTTGGCGTTGCTAGACAATGGTTTGGGAAACAGTTTGGAAAAGATTTTGCTAAAAACGGAATTTCAGAACCAATTAATATCCTAACAGCAACACCGCATTCTTCTACTATAAAATGTCTATCGCTTTTAGGAATTGGAAGTCAAAATTATACAGCAATAAAAGCTCTAGAGGGAAATCGTGAAGCTCTTGATATTGCTGATTTGGAAGAAAATATAAAGAAATTAGACGGAAAGCCTTTTATATTAATCTCAAGTGCAGGAACTGTAAACACAGCAGATTTTGATGATTTTGAAGCGATTGCTGCATTGAAAGAGAAATACAATTTCTGGTGGCATATTGATGCCGCTTTTGGCGGATTTGCAGCAGTTTCAGAAAAATATAAGCATTTAGTGCAAGGATGGGAAGGGGCAGACAGTATTACGATCGATTGTCACAAGTGGCTCAATGTACCTTATGAAAGCGCTTTTTATTTAGTTAAAAAAGAACATATTCATCTTCAGATTGAAACGTTCCAAAACTCAAATGCACCCTATTTAGCTAATCCGCTGGAGAATTTTAATTATTTGAATGTTCTTCCTGAAAATTCACGCCGTTTGCGTGCGTTGCCAGCATGGTTTTCGCTTAAAGCTTATGGAAAAGATGGTTTTAGAGATATTATTGAGAATAGTACAGCATTGGCTTTGCATTTTGGTAATGCCTTAATAGAAAATGATTTTGAACTTTTAGCGCCAATTCGTTTAAATAATGTCTGCTTTACACTGAAAGGAGAGCAAAATCAAGAAAAAGTAAGTCAATTTTTATCTGTTTTAAATGATACAGGAAAAGTATTTATGACACCAACGGTTTATCAAGGCAGAAAGGGTATTAGAGCTTCTTTTGTAAATTGGAGAACTACAGAAAATGATGTGAAGCTTGTAATTGAGGAAATGCGAGAAGTGCTTTCAGAATTATAAACTTGATAAAAGTAGAAGAGCCTGTTTGAAGGAACAGGCTCTTGACTAACACAAAAAAAACAAAAACAAGGTATTTAAAGAACGAAATTTTAAATTCGGTATGTAAATGCAATTGTCGCAATACGATTGTCTAACTCATATCTTTTATCGATGCTAGTTTGTGCAACTGCAGATTTAATGTTGAAATTATTGGTATTGAAAACATCTGTAAAATTCAGTTTGATGTTTCCTTTTTTTGCTAAAACTTGTTTTGAAATCCCAATGCTGAAATCAAAGAAACCGTCTCTCTGATAAATTCCAAGATTTGATTTTGATTGATATTGGGCATTTCCTTCTGCTTTTAAAGTTTCAGTTATCGCAAAAGAATTCTGAACGCTTACATTCAAAGTCATAATAGGATCGATAGTATTACTGTTTAAAATCTCTCCCATAAACTTATTTTCAAAAACATTGAATAATGTATTCACAGACCACCATTTGTTTAGCTCAGAGGTGTTTGTAATGTTAATTCCATAATTATATGATTTGTCAACATTTATTTGAGTTGTAACGGTTGTATTCGTGTCTGGATTATAATTGTACACTTCCGTGAAAACATCTTTGGTACTATTAAAATAAACAGAAGCCATAAAATTACTTTTCCAAGCATAGCCAATTTCCATAGCGTGCGTAATCTCTGGAATCAAATTCGGATTTCCTTGTGAATAATTGAATGAATCATCATAAAAACGAAACGGATTCAAATCGAACTGGCTTGGTCTATTAATTCTTTTGCTATACGATGCATGTGCTGAATGATTAGTGGTAAATTCATACTTTAAAGAAAGACTCGGAAACCATTTTAAATAATCGTCTTTATGCTGTTCGTTTAGCGTTTTCTGATCAATATTTATCGCAGTATATTCAGTTCTTAAACCAGCCTGAATGTTTAATTTTTCTAGCTGATATTTATAATTCGCGTAAGCAGCATAAATCTGTTCGTTATATTCAAAATGGTTAGTCGAATTAACATCAATCTGCCATTCATTATTTTCATAAT from Flavobacterium sp. KACC 22763 includes these protein-coding regions:
- a CDS encoding class I SAM-dependent methyltransferase produces the protein MKQEELQAIASQLKHPSGEKGIEMANMMNETNINMTKHSIQNLNIASENKILELGHGNAGHVEFLFEQAKNIRYYGLEMSELMFQEARQINRNFVSQKQAFFSLYDGNTIPFEDGLFDKIFTVNTIYFWQKPEELLSEIYRVLKPSGNFCLTFAEEDFMKTLPFTQFEFKLYSTEKAQDLIKKSDFKIVYTETQTEKVKSKTGELVDRAFTTIVLEK
- a CDS encoding YbbC/YhhH family protein yields the protein MKKFLFLFSLMLISCNYTTNTVFQKSIKCEDCLVTKEETAVGIAEPILFESYGKDQIEDQRPYTVTIENDSIWHIEGTFNSIGFGGVFDIKISAKNGKVLYMMHGK
- a CDS encoding homocysteine S-methyltransferase family protein, which translates into the protein MAITIQEAIKKNILILDGAMGTMLQRYNFSEEDFRGERFKDFPHPLKGNNDLLSLTQPQAIRDVHAAYFEAGADIVETNTFSGTTIGMADYHMEDLVYELNYESAKLAREVADEFTAKNPEKPRFVAGSIGPTNRTASMSPDVNDPGYRAVTFDDLRIAYKQQAEALMDGGCDLLLVETIFDTLNAKAALFAIEEVKEERNIDIPIMVSGTITDASGRTLSGQTVEAFLISVSHIPLLSVGFNCALGADLLKPYLKTLAHNTSFNVSAHPNAGLPNAFGQYDETPEQTQVFIKEYLEDNLINIIGGCCGTTPDHIRLMAEVAKDYKPRVAPVFE
- the metH gene encoding methionine synthase, which encodes MTEKRRDLVLSGLEPLIITPESVFVNVGERTNVTGSRKFLRLIKEEKYDEALDIARQQVEGGAQIIDINMDEGMLDGVTAMTKFLNLIAAEPDISRVPIMIDSSKWEIIEAGLKVVQGKSVVNSISLKEGEEAFIHHAKLIKRYGAAAIVMAFDEVGQADNYDRRVEICQRSYDILVNKVGFPPQDIIFDLNIFPVATGMEEHRLNALDFFRGTKWVRENLPHAHISGGVSNVSFSFRGNDTVREAMHSVFLYHAIKNGMTMGIVNPEMLTIYDDIPKDLLEYVEDVILDRRDDATERLLDFADSVKGEAKSDEKTVQEWRFGTVQERITHSLVKGIDAFIEEDVEEARLAATKPIEVIEINLMAGMNVVGDLFGSGKMFLPQVVKSARVMKKAVAYLLPFIEASKQAGDKQGNGKILMATVKGDVHDIGKNIVSVVLACNNYEIVDLGVMVPPEKIIAAAIEHEVDIIGLSGLITPSLDEMVYLAKELDKQDIKIPIMIGGATTSRAHTAVKIAPQYRETVIHVNDASRAVTVAGNLLDHNRKIYAADIRAEYDSFRETFLNRSRDKNFLTIEDARKNKLPLDWSEYSPVKPKVIGAQTIEVELDVLVPYIDWTPFFQTWELYGKYPAILTDEVVGKEATSVFNDAQAMLKVILEEKKLKAKGIYGIFPANQVNDDDIELRDENGKVLEKFLTLRQQSQKTKGAPNIALADFILPKDSGVTDYMGAFCVTTGFGVDEWAAEYEKNLDDYNSIMVKALADRFAEAFAEYLHERVRKDFWGYDSEESLTNEELIKENYKGIRPAPGYPACPDHLEKPTIWKLLDVEKQIGVKLTESMAMWPASSVSGYYFGNPKSRYFGLGKIKEDQVTDYAKRRNVPLDYAMKWLNPNIAD
- the metF gene encoding methylenetetrahydrofolate reductase [NAD(P)H], producing the protein MKVTEHIENAKGKTLFSFEIIPPQKGKSIQELYDNIDPLMEFNPPFIDVTTSREEYIYIDRGNGLLDKKLTRMRPGTLGICASIKHKYNVDTVPHLLCGGFTKEETEYMLVDCHYLGINNVMALRGDAMKDEQSFTPKAGGNHYAIDLVKQINDLNCGKYLHEVMDADNKADFCIGVAGYPEKHLESPSLQSDLKRLKEKVDAGADYVVTQMFFDNAKYFAFVEKAREMGITIPIIPGIKPIAVQRHLQVLPQIFRIDLPEDLIDAVDKCKNNAEIKQVGIEWAIQQSLELKAAGVPFLHYYSMGKSENIRQIASQVF
- a CDS encoding dicarboxylate/amino acid:cation symporter, with the translated sequence MEVKKINFLQSYSSILWLLGGIIVGSIFGLVFGEDVLIIKPLGDIFLNLLFTAIIPLIFFTIGSSVANLERTEKLGKLFVIMILVFLATILISAIVMICAVYLFPIHEDIAIAKVPFEEVASGSAGDQIAKLLTANDFFELLSRKSMLALIIFSFLVGFATLQSGEKGKAFKSFLDSGNEVMKQLLNIIMKSAPIGLGAYFAYQVGVFGPQLLGVYAKPMAVYYGACIFYFFVFFSLYALVSGGKRAFKVFWGNNITPSLTAVGTCSSIATIPANLDAAEKMGIPSHVRNLVIPLGAPLHKDGSSMSSILKITFLFAMFGKDFSDPMTILLALGITVVVSIVEGGIPNGGYIGEILAITVYGFPMEQALPVAMILGTLVDPIATLLNANGDVICSMMVSRFSEKTKW
- a CDS encoding NAD(P)/FAD-dependent oxidoreductase, translating into MIKTDILIIGAGPTGLFAVFEAGLLKLKCHILDALPQPGGQLSELYPKKPIYDIPGFPEVLAGDLVDGLMEQIKQFEPGFTLGERAETVEKQEDGTFIVTSNKGTKFHAPVIAIAGGLGSFEPRKPLIEDIEFYEDKGVKYFIKNPEKFRDKRVVIAGGGDSALDWSIFLANVASEVTLIHRRNEFRGALDSVEKVQELKSAGKIKLITPAEVIGINGAEHVESLDIEENGAHRKIECDYFIPLFGLTPKLGPIGDWGLEIEKNAIKVNNALDYQTNIPGIFAIGDVNTYPGKLKLILCGFHEATLMCQAAYSIINPGKKYVLKYTTVSGVDGFDGTRKEAPKAVVKAIV